The following coding sequences lie in one Capsicum annuum cultivar UCD-10X-F1 chromosome 5, UCD10Xv1.1, whole genome shotgun sequence genomic window:
- the LOC107871038 gene encoding trafficking protein particle complex subunit 12 yields MNPAASPDPNPPPSSATNTTTISDPLKNPYTSLNTLCHDLSSLQDLATRGAWKSILDKINHARSLNLLNKPHEHLTYLTFNVLALTKLRRPVDANQELEALLVVDSDNDFNDPQFYYQTYPQHYPNMKGNFIPFALRWLHAYLPYALNQPMKSFDRFYTLLNFIRSKKDGNDLWKRREIMVLNSIISQHLSRKDFKLCLVLLNQLVGLCGEGDPNVLSKLGYVKMQYGDVEGAKKAFKLVEGMVNSGTEVCLRNLVSRNKALLFIVEKDYVSAVREYEECIERDGMDMVAMNNKALCLMYSRDLSDAIKVLENALERVPTVALNETLVVNLCSMYELAYVNHADIKRTLNSWIARVAPDDFDASCTRT; encoded by the coding sequence ATGAACCCCGCCGCTTCACCTGACCCAAATCCACCACCCTCCTCCGCCACCAACACTACCACCATTTCCGATCCCTTAAAAAACCCCTACACCTCCCTAAACACCCTCTGCCACGACCTTTCCTCCCTCCAAGACCTCGCCACCCGAGGCGCGTGGAAATCAATCCTCGACAAAATCAACCACGCGCGTTCCCTTAACCTCCTCAACAAACCCCATGAACATCTCACTTACCTCACGTTCAACGTCTTAGCACTCACCAAACTCCGTCGCCCCGTCGACGCTAATCAAGAGCTCGAAGCGCTCCTTGTTGTCGACTCCGATAATGATTTCAACGACCCGCAATTTTATTACCAGACTTACCCTCAACATTACCCTAATATGAAGGGCAATTTCATCCCTTTCGCTCTCCGTTGGCTCCACGCTTATCTCCCTTATGCACTTAATCAGCCTATGAAATCGTTCGATAGGTTTTATACACTTCTCAATTTTATTAGATCGAAAAAAGATGGGAACGATTTGTGGAAAAGGCGGGAGATCATGGTGCTAAATTCGATAATTAGTCAGCATTTGAGTAGGAAGGATTTTAAATTGTGTTTGGTTTTGTTGAATCAGCTGGTTGGGTTGTGTGGGGAGGGTGATCCAAACGTGTTATCGAAATTAGGATATGTGAAAATGCAGTATGGTGATGTGGAGGGAGCGAAAAAGGCGTTTAAATTGGTGGAGGGGATGGTAAATAGTGGCACTGAAGTGTGCTTGAGGAATTTAGTGAGTAGGAATAAGGCATTGTTGTTTATAGTGGAAAAGGATTATGTGTCTGCAGTGAGGGAATACGAAGAGTGCATCGAGAGGGATGGGATGGATATGGTGGCGATGAATAATAAGGCGTTGTGTTTGATGTATTCGAGGGATTTATCAGATGCTATTAAGGTGTTGGAGAATGCTCTGGAGAGGGTTCCTACTGTCGCGTTGAATGAGACTCTTGTGGTGAATTTGTGTAGTATGTATGAATTGGCTTATGTCAATCATGCTGATATTAAGAGGACGCTTAATAGTTGGATTGCTAGAGTTGCTCCGGATGATTTTGATGCGTCTTGTACTCGAACATGA
- the LOC124898575 gene encoding uncharacterized protein LOC124898575, with amino-acid sequence MTTSSTSTVGVFEEFTVFPTHLFYILPSDNSGTHLVSPPFDGSSFVIWQKNMLTALSAKNKLGIVIGSVPKPATNSPYISFYEWCNDMIIVWITNSLSPDIATSVMCFDTAKVIWSDINERFGQSNGTKYIQIQKEISSTTQRSSSIANYFTRLRNLWDELNTSYVGPGPSLKKQLEIGKAANGLFYLNVDSSSLSSFTCPVTTSIFGSSFTFRSDNALELGLSSNL; translated from the exons ATGACTACTAGTTCTACGAGTACTGTTGGGGTTTTTGAAGAATTCACTGTTTTCCCCACCCATCTGTTCTATATTCTTCCTTCAGATAATTCGGGTACTCACTTAGTTTCTCCTCCCTTCGATGGGAGTAGTTTTGTAATATGGCAGAAGAATATGTTGACTGCCTTATCTGCCAAGAACAAACTGGGCATAGTCATAGGTAGCGTGCCCAAACCTGCCACTAATTCACCCTACATCTCGTTCTATGAGTGGTGCAATGATATGATCATTGTTTGGATCACCAATTCCTTGTCTCCTGACATAGCAACAAGTGTCATGTGTTTTGACACCGCGAAAGTCATTTGGTCTGATATCAATGAAAGATTTGGCCAATCAAATGGTACAAAATATATTCAAATCCAGAAAGAAATAAGTTCTACCACTCAACGCTCTTCCAGTATTGCCAACTATTTTACTAGGTTGCGCAACCTTTGGGATGAACTTAACACTTCTTATGTTGGTCCT GGCCCTTCTCTGAAGAAGCAGTTGGAAATTGGTAAAGCTGCTAATGGACTGTTTTACCTCAATGTTGATTCATCTTCTCTTTCTAGCTTTACTTGTCCAGTCACTACTAGTATTTTTGGTTCTTCCTTT ACATTCAGGTCAGATAATGCTCTTGAACTAGGTCTCAGTTCTAATCTCTAa